A stretch of Methanosphaerula palustris E1-9c DNA encodes these proteins:
- a CDS encoding DUF1894 domain-containing protein, with product MSCIDNINYEVLLQGASFKESSEYIRAHFSEYYEVQPGYRLFESYLIGVPPVTIGVDGDDVIFPYTKPCRGTFLLRAEGKEEIEKLRALPKQKR from the coding sequence ATGAGCTGCATCGACAACATCAACTACGAGGTCCTCCTCCAGGGGGCCTCGTTCAAGGAGAGCAGCGAGTACATCAGGGCGCACTTCTCCGAGTACTACGAGGTCCAACCTGGGTATCGGCTCTTCGAGAGTTACCTGATCGGGGTGCCCCCAGTCACCATCGGCGTCGATGGCGACGATGTGATCTTCCCGTACACCAAGCCCTGCCGCGGCACCTTCCTCCTCCGGGCGGAAGGAAAGGAGGAGATCGAGAAGCTCCGGGCTCTCCCCAAGCAGAAACGCTGA
- a CDS encoding DUF1890 domain-containing protein — protein MTRVSGAGAAPDSPDWSAAMDTETTTGENAPTALILLGCPQVPVQTSLAIYLCHALKAHGVLPTIAGTTSARKLIDVADPEGHYIGTSIDLDACIAAIAEKERDFDEIFVFVHNDGGVSYAGTMSAISSGRLIAVIYGEHAEEVAATITFPCEKVVAKAVHNPMPLVHKLKEVLA, from the coding sequence ATGACCCGGGTCTCTGGGGCAGGCGCTGCCCCGGACAGCCCGGACTGGAGTGCTGCAATGGATACAGAAACCACCACAGGAGAGAACGCACCGACCGCACTGATCCTGCTCGGGTGCCCGCAGGTGCCGGTGCAGACCAGTCTCGCGATCTATCTCTGCCACGCCCTCAAAGCGCACGGGGTCCTGCCAACCATCGCCGGGACCACCTCGGCTAGAAAATTGATCGACGTCGCCGACCCCGAAGGGCACTACATCGGAACTTCCATCGACCTCGACGCCTGTATTGCGGCGATCGCAGAGAAGGAACGCGACTTCGACGAGATCTTCGTCTTCGTCCACAACGACGGCGGGGTCTCATACGCTGGCACCATGTCGGCCATCTCCAGTGGAAGACTGATCGCCGTCATCTATGGCGAGCATGCCGAGGAGGTGGCGGCCACGATCACCTTCCCCTGCGAGAAGGTCGTCGCAAAGGCCGTCCATAACCCGATGCCACTGGTGCATAAACTGAAGGAGGTACTGGCATGA